Proteins co-encoded in one Hyla sarda isolate aHylSar1 chromosome 4, aHylSar1.hap1, whole genome shotgun sequence genomic window:
- the LOC130366671 gene encoding olfactory receptor 11L1-like, whose translation MKNNHSNTLTEILLLGFQDLHSFKISFFLLLLLIFCVTICGNLLIIVVVSYSRSLHSPMYFFLTQLSFSDILLSTIIVPNMLHVVLYEGRSLPFVDCLIQFIFFTLSGALECLLLTVMSYDRYQAICNPLHYSSVIDLTFCLKADLLCWVMTFALTLTQTVPMSQLHLCGPNIIDHFFCDFDPILELSCSDTFYIKLVDMILVVPFVICPFMVIMVSYIYIIVTILKIPSTTGRQKTFSTCSSHLAVVSLYYGSIICIYLFPNKGNVKKILALFYTVVTPLLNPMIYSLSNREIKQAFKKMLDKITSFCQIS comes from the coding sequence ATGAAAAACAACCATTCTAATACACTGACTGAAATTCTGCTCTTAGGATTTCAGGATTTACACAGTTTTAAGATttctttcttcctcctccttctgctGATCTTCTGTGTGACCATCTGTGGGAACCTCCTGATCATTGTGGTGGTGTCCTACAGCCGATCCCTCCACTCCCCCATGTACTTCTTCCTCACACAGCTCTCCTTCTCAGATATCCTTCTCTCCACCATTATAGTACCCAACATGCTCCACGTTGTGTTGTATGAAGGACGTTCTCTGCCCTTTGTCGACTGTTtgatacaatttattttttttacactctcaggAGCATTAGAATGTCTTCTCCTGACAGTGATGTCCTATGACCGGTATCAGGCCATCTGTAACCCTTTACATTACTCCTCCGTTATAGACCTCACATTTTGTCTAAAAGCCGACCTCTTGTGTTGGGTGATGACATTTGCTCTTACATTGACTCAAACAGTACCAATGAGTCAACTGCACTTGTGTGGACCAAACATCATTGAccatttcttctgtgattttgaTCCCATTCTTGAACTTTCCTGCTCAGatactttttatataaaattaGTAGACATGATCTTGGTTGTGCCATTTGTCATTTGCCCATTTATGGTGATTATGGtctcatatatttatattatcGTCACCATACTGAAGATCCCATCTACAACCGGGAGGCAGAAGAccttctccacctgtagctcTCACCTGGCCGTGGTCTCCTTATATTATGGATCCATTATCTGCATCTATTTATTTCCAAATAAAGGAAATGTAAAGAAAATCCTTGCGCTGTTCTACACTGTAGTTACTCCGCTTCTCAATCCTATGATCTACAGTCTGAGTAATAGAGAGATTAAACAGGCCTTTAAAAAGATGTTGGACAAAATAACTTCTTTCTGTCAAATTAGCTGA